The nucleotide window TGGAGCTTTCGGGGTGTCGAGGGGGATGGTGAAATTCGCTGCTTGGATCGCGCTCGTGGCCTTCTTCGTGGCTTCCGAGGTGGATTCTTCAGCGTGTCCGTTGTAGCGCGTCCACACCTCCATTGCGGCGAGCGGATCGCGGTTTCGGATGGCGGTGTTGAATTCTTCCTCCCCGGCTTCGGCGAGGTTGTCGATGCGGGTCTGTAACCCCGTGATGTGGACCAACGCTTGAGAGGCCGCGGTTGCCGCCGCGGCGTGCTTGTCCTGGTGATCACTCCACGTGTTGACGGTTGCGTCGTGAGCCGCCAATAGAGCGTCGCCAGCTGCACCGGTTAGCGCCTCGGCGAACCGGGGGCGGTAGTGGCCGTAAGAGGTCTCGACGGCATCGCCCAGGGTCTTGGCTTGGTCCGTGTGGAACTGATGGATGTCCTCGAACGATCGGCGCGTGTCTTCGGAAGGTCGCCATGTCCGCTTCAACGCCTGTCCAAATTCCCCGCCCCCAAGCTCGGTGCCTGCTTCTTGAGCTGCCGACGCGGCTTTGGTCATAGCGCTGACACCGCTGGTGTAGAGCTGGTGCGCGATATGAGTGCCTGCTCGCGCGGCCGCCGCCCCTTCGCTCGCTCCCCCTGCTACAGAATCCACGGATCAGCTCCCGTACGCCCTACACAGATCCCACACCTTCTGATCCGCATCATTGGCTGCCGCGGCGGTCCAAGTAGTGGCTGGTTGGATCGCACCACGGGGCGGCTCGTTTGTGAGCTTGGACGCCTGGTCTCGGGCAAGCTTGAGACTATCTGTCAGTGCACCGCGAATTGCGCTGTCGGCCAACGGGTTATCGCTTAATGCTTGAGTGATGTACGCCAGACTTGGGATGACGTCTGCATCACTGTTTTGCGGGGACGGCATTGCGTGATACCCCGCTGCGAAGCGCGTGCAGAGGTCGACCGTGGCGGCGTGCACCTGCTCGGCTGTCGGTGCCGGGGGTTCGGCAACAGATGGAGGCGCGGCCGTGGTAGTACCTGCCATGTGATTGCCGATCAGACCCCCCACGATGCCCGCAGTGAGCGCGACCGCGGCACCTCCGATCAATGCCGCGATCAGGCCGCCCCTGCGCTTGCGAGGCGCCAGCGCTGAATAGAACTGCGGCATCTGCGGGGGCATGGCACCAGAGCCGCCCGGGTAGGTGGCCACGGGAGGCTGGTGGGTGTACTGGTCGCCCATATGGTTAGACCGCGATTGCGCGTCCACACCTACCCCCTATTGCCTCATCCATTGTTCACTAGTTGCGTTAAATTGCCTGATTTGTTCACGTGTTGCGTTGTATTGCCAATGGGCGCAATGTCTTTGGTGCCGATCTTACTGCCGGAACCCGACATAATCGGCGGCTCTCGTTCGGGGCAGATTCACATCGTTAATCAGCAACTATCCAGTGCCGCGCGGGCCTTGTTTTCGGTGGAATGGCTGGCAGCGGTCGCCAGCTCTTGTCCGGTGATGAGTTCGTAGAGAAACGTTCGGAATTCCGCGCTTGCCTGTTCGTCCTGGAAATCGAGCTGGTCAGCTCGGTAGGTGGTGGCGAAGTCTCCGCGGACTCGGTAGTGCCCGTCAGGAAGCAGGGCCGCCAACCACAGGCGATCGTCACTGGCCTCCTGGTCGACGAAGCGTGCAGGCCGAACGCTGGTGGCCCGACGGATTTCGAAATCGGCGCTGGTGACGGCGTCGACGAGGTCGGCCACGATCAGCCGTTCCAGTGCCGTGAGAGGCCGGCTGCCGCTGGTGTCGTCATAGCCCAGGTACCAGTCGGTGCGGCGATGCCAGCGTTGCGCTGCCGGGCCACTGTGGCGGCATTGTTCGCCTTGAGCGAACGTGGCGCACGTGTCCAGGACCGCGCCGTGAAGATCAACGATGTTCCATCCGCCGGGACCGGGGTGGATGCGCCAGGTCGCCGGTGGATTGGCGAAGTGCGCCCGGGCGGCATCCTCAAAGACGGCGTCAAGGCTCATTGGCAGACCTCCCAATGGAGCGAGTAAAGATAGTCTTGACGCTAGGTGTCACTCCCCGGCTTGTCAAGATAGTCTTGACCGTTGTGGTGGTTCGTTGCTAGACGCTCGGGCGGGTCCGGAGTTCATGGTGAGATGGGCGGCATGGAAGAAAGCGACGCACTTGAGGAGCTGGTGCGCGCCCATAGCGATCTGGAACGTCTGACTGATGAACTCGCGGATGCACGGGAGCGGCGCCGCACGGCAGCGCAACGCCTGATCGACGGCGGCCGCGGTACGACGTGGATTGCCGCGCAGCTCGGCGTGACGAAACAAGCCGTTGACGGGTTCGTGAAGTACAAACAGCGAAAGACGCACGCGGAGAAGTGATTCGGAGATCATCCCAGTGGGTCGGAAGAGCCGATCAGATTTCGGCTCGCCAGGGAGGCGTCTGCCGTGCGGACCTGAAAGCAACCAGCGCGCCGACCGCTCGACCGATAGCGGCGACGTCGGATGCCTTACCGGTCTTTTGGACGATGTACGCCGCCAGCAGGTAAAACCCTATGGCGACGATCGCGCGGACCATCGCGCCGAAGGCCAGGGCGGCGATGACAATGACAGCAGTGGCTTGCAGTGGACTCATGCGGGCGCTTCCAGTTAGTCGGGTCGCGCGATCCCCTCGCCGTGGGAATGCGGAGCCTGCCTCGCATGGTTAGCTCACGCCCCCACGCCGTGTTGTCGGGTCACAACACGTTCGCCCGTGGGGTACGCAACAAGCTACCTGCATTCGAGCATGTCTCATTTTTAGAGAAATGAGACACACCAAAATGGGGCTACTCCCCCTCCTGTAGCCCCAGGTCACAGTGTCTCATTTCCTGTCTCACACCGCGTGTCTCAGATCTGCGCTGTCGGTGCAGGATGAGACAGTCGTTGGCATGACGGCGACCCTCGGCTATGCGCGAGTCAGCACCACCGGCCAGGACCTGGAGGCCCAACTTGGCGCGCTCGCCGTAGCCGGCGTCGACGCGGACCGAATCTTCACCGACAAGCTCTCTGGTGCTGTAAACACTGACCGGCCTGGTCTGACGGCCATGCTGAGATACGCCCGTGAGGGCGACACCGTGGTGGTCACCGCCATCGATCGACTGGGCCGGTCTGTTGCGGAAGTCACCCGCACTATCGCAGGTCTTGCTGACCGGCGAATTGTGTTGCGCGCCTTGCGGGAAGGCGTAGACACGGGTACGCCGAC belongs to Mycolicibacterium aromaticivorans JS19b1 = JCM 16368 and includes:
- a CDS encoding recombinase family protein, with translation MTATLGYARVSTTGQDLEAQLGALAVAGVDADRIFTDKLSGAVNTDRPGLTAMLRYAREGDTVVVTAIDRLGRSVAEVTRTIAGLADRRIVLRALREGVDTGTPTGRAVAAIMATLAELELELGRERRAASRDSRRARHMPATKPCKLTPERQEQLRRLAGTGEPVSELAQAFGVSRATAYRYLSAR